Genomic DNA from Paenibacillus sp. KS-LC4:
CGCCGATGGCTTCAACCAGGTAATAGTGAACCTCTTTATCGACCGTACCATAGGTGTCATGCTGATACTGATATTTAATTTGGTCAATAGGTGCTATGATATTGCCCTGAAGCCCCGTTTCCTCAGCAATTTCCCGCAATGCGGTCTGCTCAACGGTTTCGCCTGCCTCCATCTTGCCTTTGGGAAGCGACACTTTGCCATAACGATCCTGAATAAGCTGAATTTGCAGCTTGCCTTCCTCCGTGCGGCGGTAGACGACGCCTCCTGCTGATATTTCCTTCACACCTGTTTCCCCCTTGCCTGATTGACATCATATCGCAATTGCGAAAATTCCAGCCGCTTCCTCCAAGCGAAGCCAGCGACCGAAATTCTCGCACATTGGATGGCCTTTGTTATACTCTCATTGCTTCTGCATTTGTATGAACAGCAGCTTCCTGACCCTGCTCATTATCCAGCTCCAACACAAAGCTATGCGTCTCAGAGCCGCGAAGTGCCGAAGCACCGCCTTCCAGCACTCGCACGAGCTGACCACGGCATTCATTCACGCCAGCTTCGGTTACTTTAACGCGGCACAGCTTGCCGATTAAATCCTCGGAGCCGTTGAATACAACTTGAATATAATTGTCGGAATACCCCATAACAAGCCCCGTTCCTGGTGCCCCCTTGTAGTCGCGCTCTGGAATAATATCAAGCACAGCGCCTACATACTTCTGTGCGTAAGCAAGCTGCATGCGCTCGGACAAGTCGATCAGCTTGTGGACGCGTTCATTTTTAATTTCTTCATCAACTTGATCTTCCATACGCGCTGCCGGTGTACCCGTACGTTTGGAGTAAGGGAACACGTGCATTTCCGAGAAGCCCAGCTCCTCCATAAAGCGGAAGCCTTCCTCGAACATTTCATTCGTTTCACCAGGGAATCCAACGATAACGTCCGTTGTAATGGCAACACCCGGCATAACCTCACGGATACGCTTGATTTTCGCCGCGAATTCCTCTGTCGTATATTTGCGGCGCATCCGCTTCAGCACGGAGTTTTCGCCGGCCTGCAATGGAATATGGAGATGACGGCACATTTTCGTTGAACGATTCAGTACATCAATCATCGCCTCATCAATCTGGCTTGCTTCAATCGAGCTGATACGGATACGCTCCAGCCCTTCGATATGATCCAGCTCCCACAGCAGATCGCTCAGGCGATAGTTATCCAAATCATCGCCATAGCCGCCAGTGTGAATGCCTGTAAGCACGATTTCCTTGTAGCCTGCCGCAACCAACTGCTTTGCCTGCTCAACAACGCTATGTGCATCCCGGCTGCGGGACAAGCCGCGCGACCACGGAATGATACAGAAGGTACAGAAGTTGTTGCAGCCCTCCTGAATTTTCAGAAATGCCCGCGTACGCTCGGCAAAATCCGGTACATCCAGCTCTTCAAATTCGCGCGTCTTCATAATGTTGCGAACAGCATTGACTGGCTGGCGGTCCGCATGAATTTGATCGACAAAAGTCATGATTTTCTCGCGGTCCTGCGTACCGATAACAAGATCGACGCCGGGAATCGCCATAATTTCAGCTGGAGACGTCTGCGCGTAGCAGCCTGTTACCGCTATAACGGCATCCGGGTTGCGGCGCACTGCGCGGCGAATGATTTGGCGGCTCTTCTTGTCGCCTGTATTGGTCACCGTACAGGTGTTGATTAAATAAACATCAGCGGTCGCTTCGAAATCGACCTGCTCGTAGCCTTCATTTTTGAACAGCTGCCATATCGCTTCCGTGTCGTAAAAATTCACTTTACAGCCTAATGTATAAAATGCAACCGATGGCATGTTGTTATACTCCTCCCATTTCTCCGGCTTCATACAGCAAGCATGTCAATCCGACGATACCTGCGGTTTCAGTCCGCAATATCCTTTTGCCGAGTCCGACAATAATGGCTCCTGCTGCTTCTGCCTCATCTGCTTCACGCTCGGTAAAGCCGCCCTCCGGCCCTACCATAAGCAATACGCTCGGAGCGGACGTATCGTTTCCCTCGATAGAGCGCCAGCTAGTCAGCGCCTGCCTAATGCCCACGCCTTCCGCTGCATCGCCTTCTCGTTCATAACAAAACAAAACTAAATCATAGGCAGCAATCGAATTGACCAGCTCGCGCCAGCTTTGTACCGGCTCTACAGCAGGTACGCGGCAACGATGCGACTGCTCCGCCGCTTCCTTGGCGATTTTGCTCCAGCGCTCTAGACGCTTGGCTTCCTTCTTGCCGTCATATTGCACAATCATGCGCTCCGACTGGAACGGGACAAACGAATAGGCGCCAATTTCGGTGCACTTCTGGATGACCAGCTCCATCTTGTCGCCCTTGGGCAAGCTTTGGGCAATCGTAACGAGCCAGCTTGGCTCGCTAATTTGGGGAAGCTCCTCTGCAATATCCGCCACAACTTCGGTGGCCGCCGCTTCCCGCACTGAAGCAAGCACGACCCGCTGCTCGCCGTCACTTGCTATAAACGTATCGCCTGCCTTCATCCGCATGACGCGCACAGCGTGGAAAGCATCCTCGCCAAGCAAGCGGACCTCTTCACCTGCAAACTGCTCTTTTGCTATAAAATACCGCTGCATATCGTCTACATAACCATCCTTCATAATAGCATGTTTTGATGTCGAAAATCCATGACCAAACCGTGCCATGCAAGGTGAAACGGCAGACGCCATCCTCCGGCGGCGCAGCGCGTTTCATTCCGAGAAATATAAGCCCATTTATACATGTTAAACTTATAAATCCTTATATTTCAAGGTGAAACGGCAAGCGCCTTCCTTCGGCGGCGCAGCGCGTTTCAATCCGAGAAATATAAGCCTATTTATACATGTTAAACTTATAAATCCTTATATTTCAAGGTGAAACGGCAGACGCCTTCCTTCGGCGGCGCAGCGCGTTTCATTCCGAGAAATATAAGCCCATTTATACATGTTAAACTTATAAATCCTTAAATTTCAAGGTGAAACGGCATACGCCATCCTCCGGCGGTGCAGCGCGTTTCATTCCGAGAAATATTAAATAAACAATCCGCCGATCAAGCTCATAAAATCGGCTGCCAATTTCTGCGAAAAATTAAGAATCGGGCTAATGGTCACCGCGCGAAGCGGTGGAATAAACAACAGCAGCAGGAAAATAATAATGCCCCATTGCATGTTTTGCTCCATTTTATAGCCGACTTTAAGCGGTACAAGATTTTGAATGATCCGGTAGCCGTCAAGCGGCGGCAATGGAATCAAATTGAAAATAAACAGTAAAAAGTTAAGCGATATGAAATAAGAGAAAAATACTTGCAGAGCATCCTGTACGCCAATGGAGCCCATATGGTACAGTCCTGTCTTAATGCTGACATAATAAAGAATGATGCCAAGCAGCCCGAGCACAAAGTTGCTAAGCGGACCTGCCGCTGTCACAATAACGCCCATTAAGCGTGGATGCTTAAAACGATTCTGGTTTACCGGTACAGGCTTGGCCCAGCCAAAGCCTGCAAGCAAAATTAAAATCATCCCCAGCACATCCAAATGAACGCGCGGATTCAGCGTTACCCTGCCTGCATCATAAGCTGTATTGTCACCGAACTTGTAGGCTGTGTAGGCATGCGCAAACTCGTGCACGGTGAAGGCAATAATAAGCACAAGCACAGCAAACGGCAATTCAGCTGTCGGATAAGCAAACCAACCTTCCATACTCATTCCGTTACCTGTGGCTTGCGTGCTACGAACACAATCCAATCTTCATTGCGGCGTGTTTCCTCCACGATAAAGCCGGCCTTTACAAGCCCTTGCTGGACAAGCTCTTCCTTGTTTTTATAAATGCCGGAGGAAATATATAGCCCGCCCGGTTTCAATGCTTCATAAACCTCATCAATAAACAGCATAATAATTTCTGCTAAAATATTCGCAACGACCAGATCGACGGGCACCGAAACGGCCGTGGTTTCGTTAGAGCCTACAGCGCCGCGCGCCCCTTTGCCGCCTAAAACGCCAAGCAGGTCGCTAAGCTTAATTTCCACTTGCTGCTCAAGGCCGTTCAAGCGAACATTTTCCGTTGCACTCGACACAGCCACAGGGTCAAGATCAAGCGCAAGCACACGGCTTGCTCCTAGTCTGCAAGCACCAATTGCTAAAATGCCTGAGCCTGTGCCCACATCAATGATTTCCTCGCCGCCCTTAATGACAGATTCCAGTGTCTGCAAGCAGAGTGAGGTCGTCGGATGAGTTCCTGTTCCAAATGCCATGCCTGGATCAAGCTCAATGATTTTCTCATTTGGCCCAGCTTCGTACTCTTCCCAGGTCGGTTTAATCGTTAGAGTTTCCGATACTTTAAGCGGCTTAAAATATTGCTTCCAGGCCGTCGCCCAATCCTCTTCATCTACCATTTGCGACGTTATTTCATAATCGCCTGGATCAATGCCGAATTCGCGCAGTTGCTCAATCGGTGCTACAAGCTCAGCCTTCAAAGCGTCAATATCTGTTCCTTCTGCAAAATACCCCTTAATAACGGCCTGTCCTTCCGGAATATCATTCAGCGGTGTCTCATACCACTGACCGAGGGACGTGTCCCGTTCTTTGTTCAGCGTGCCGGACTCTTCAATGGAAACCCCGTCCGCATCCCGCTCATGCAAAAAATTAGAAATCATCTCAATCGCTTGCTCCGTCGTCGAGATTGTAAGTTCATGCCATTTCATTTGCTTCTACGCCTCCAGTGTGAAAAACTAACATCTATTGTACACCAATCCGCATTGATGCACAAAATATGTATTTGAAAATGCGATAAACCTGCTATTTCACAGCCTTACCAGCCATTAAATCCTCTTTTGTGCATAGTAAAAAGAGAGGACAGGCTGCTTTTCCCTGTCCTCTCCGCCTGCAAATGCCATAACTGGCTATACATGGCCTGGTTACATCAATAGCTCCATAATTCCGCCAGCATCCTCAATTAGGCGAAGTGCCCTGTCCTTGATATGCTCTTCAAGTATCGCGGTAAGTGCCGAACTGTCTGCCTGTCCATCTACACGAAGCGCCTGCAGCTTGCGCAGCGCTCCTTGTGCCGCCTCAGAATGCTCAAATACAGCACGTACGTGTTGATCAGCCATAATAGGCCTAGCCTCCTTCTTCGTATAGATAAGCGGCAATCCACCGCCCTGCTTCCTACTTCGATAGAATGGAAAACCAGCGCCATTATTATTCATTTTTTCACAAGCCTCCAGAAAAAAAGACGATCCGCGCTTATTCGCCGCGGAACGCCTTTTTCATCCGTTCAAAAATCGACTCGTGATTTTCTGCTGTTTCTGCCGGAGCGGAGCCTGAAACGCCGCCAAACTGGCGAAGCAATTCTTTCTGTTCATCCGTCAGCTTCTGCGGCGTAACGACCGTTACTTTAACATGCTGGTCGCCCTGTCCATATCCGCGCAGCTTTGGAACGCCTTTGCCCTTCAGGCGGAAATACGTGCCCGTCTGGGTGCCGGCAGGAATTTTCAACTTGATTTTCTCCGTCAGCGTCGGAATTTCGATTTCATCACCAAGCGCTGCCTGAACGAAGGAAAGAGGAACCTCGCAATAAATATCGTCGTTTTCACGTTCGAAAAACTCATGTGCTCTTACGCGAATAACGATATACAAATCGCCCGCAGGACCGCCGCGTTGACCAGCCTCACCTTCGCCGGACAAACGGATTTGTGCCCCTTCATCAACGCCAGCTGGGATTTTAACAGTAATTTTACGCTGTTTTTTCACTTTGCCTGCGCCATGACAAGTTCCGCATTTATCTTTGATTACGCGGCCCGTTCCGCTACAGTTAGAGCAAGCACGACGGTTGACCATTCGGCCGAACGGCGTATTTTGTACAACCTCCTGCTGACCAGTACCGCTACATACGGAGCAAGTATCCGGCTTCGTTCCTGGTTTCGCTCCAGAGCCGCTACAGGTATCACAATTCTCGGTACGCGGAATCGTAATTTCCGTTTCCTTGCCGAATACCGCTTCCTTGAAATCAATCGTCATCGTATATTGCAAATCGCTGCCGCGCTGCGGCGCGTTCGGGTCACGACGGCCACCGCCGCCACCAAAGAACATATCAAAAATATCGCCAAAGCCGCCGCCGTCAAAACCGCCAGCTCCGCCGCCCATGCCCTGATTCGGGTCAACATGCCCGTATCGGTCGTAGGTTGAGCGTTTGCCATCGTCACTCAGCACGTCGTAAGCTTCCTTAACTTCCTTAAACTGCGTTTCGGCATCAGCTGCCTTGTTGACGTCGGGATGATACTTTCGCGCAAGCTGACGGTACGATTTCTTAATGTCATCCGCTGAAGCATCCTTGCCTAAACCCAAAACCTCATAATAATCTCTTTTTGACAAACGGTATCACCTCCGCCCATAAATGTGTTGGATAAGCTTGACGAAAGAAAGTGGTATGTGCGCCGTGGTCGCCACTGCGATAAAGGTTGGACTTTCGGCCGCTGTTGTTTTCTGATTTCTTGAATTTTGACCCCTTTAGAGGTTGAAATCCGAAAACAAAGGCGGACGCTAGGCTTATGCTTACAAAGCTGCTTTTCTACGAAAAGCTGTAGCTCTCTCCAGCTCCAACCTTTCTCTCCGTTACTCCCTGCTTCATAATATTTCTTTCGTTCAACTTATCCTTTTTAAAAAATTATAGCTTCGTCTCAACTTCTCGTCGAAGCTTTTTTTATATACTTCAATCATGGAACAAGGTCAAAGACAGGGGGAAGCCCTGTCCTTGACCTCTTCCGCGCTTACAAGCTTAGTTTTTGTCGTCAACTACTTCGTAGTCAGCGTCAACCACATTGTCCTTGCCTTTTGCTGCTTCTGGCTGTTCGCCTTCTGCGCCCGGCTGTCCAGCCGCTTGCTCATACAGCTTCACGGAAAGCTGTTGAACAATTTCAGTCAGCTCATCAGAAGCTGCTTTAATTTCTTCAAGATTATCGGTAGCAAGCGAAGCCGTTACTTTTTCTTTCGCAGCGTTTGCTTTTTCGATTTCTTCTGGCGCTACTTTATCGCCAAGATCTTTAATCGTTTTGTCTACCGAGTATACGAGTTGGTCAGCGTTGTTTTTCGCTTCTACAAGCTCACGGCGTTTGCGGTCTTCTTCCGCATTCAGCTCGGCATCCTTCATCATTTTTTCAATTTCCTCGTCACTCAGACCGCTTGAGGAAGTGATTGTAATTTTTTGGCTTTTTCCAGTACCTTTATCCAGTGCAGATACGTTAACGATACCGTTCGCATCGATGTCAAAAGTAACT
This window encodes:
- a CDS encoding site-2 protease family protein, which codes for MSMEGWFAYPTAELPFAVLVLIIAFTVHEFAHAYTAYKFGDNTAYDAGRVTLNPRVHLDVLGMILILLAGFGWAKPVPVNQNRFKHPRLMGVIVTAAGPLSNFVLGLLGIILYYVSIKTGLYHMGSIGVQDALQVFFSYFISLNFLLFIFNLIPLPPLDGYRIIQNLVPLKVGYKMEQNMQWGIIIFLLLLFIPPLRAVTISPILNFSQKLAADFMSLIGGLFI
- the prmA gene encoding 50S ribosomal protein L11 methyltransferase, translated to MKWHELTISTTEQAIEMISNFLHERDADGVSIEESGTLNKERDTSLGQWYETPLNDIPEGQAVIKGYFAEGTDIDALKAELVAPIEQLREFGIDPGDYEITSQMVDEEDWATAWKQYFKPLKVSETLTIKPTWEEYEAGPNEKIIELDPGMAFGTGTHPTTSLCLQTLESVIKGGEEIIDVGTGSGILAIGACRLGASRVLALDLDPVAVSSATENVRLNGLEQQVEIKLSDLLGVLGGKGARGAVGSNETTAVSVPVDLVVANILAEIIMLFIDEVYEALKPGGLYISSGIYKNKEELVQQGLVKAGFIVEETRRNEDWIVFVARKPQVTE
- a CDS encoding RsmE family RNA methyltransferase; this encodes MQRYFIAKEQFAGEEVRLLGEDAFHAVRVMRMKAGDTFIASDGEQRVVLASVREAAATEVVADIAEELPQISEPSWLVTIAQSLPKGDKMELVIQKCTEIGAYSFVPFQSERMIVQYDGKKEAKRLERWSKIAKEAAEQSHRCRVPAVEPVQSWRELVNSIAAYDLVLFCYEREGDAAEGVGIRQALTSWRSIEGNDTSAPSVLLMVGPEGGFTEREADEAEAAGAIIVGLGKRILRTETAGIVGLTCLLYEAGEMGGV
- the dnaJ gene encoding molecular chaperone DnaJ, with the translated sequence MSKRDYYEVLGLGKDASADDIKKSYRQLARKYHPDVNKAADAETQFKEVKEAYDVLSDDGKRSTYDRYGHVDPNQGMGGGAGGFDGGGFGDIFDMFFGGGGGRRDPNAPQRGSDLQYTMTIDFKEAVFGKETEITIPRTENCDTCSGSGAKPGTKPDTCSVCSGTGQQEVVQNTPFGRMVNRRACSNCSGTGRVIKDKCGTCHGAGKVKKQRKITVKIPAGVDEGAQIRLSGEGEAGQRGGPAGDLYIVIRVRAHEFFERENDDIYCEVPLSFVQAALGDEIEIPTLTEKIKLKIPAGTQTGTYFRLKGKGVPKLRGYGQGDQHVKVTVVTPQKLTDEQKELLRQFGGVSGSAPAETAENHESIFERMKKAFRGE
- a CDS encoding NUDIX domain-containing protein, with product MKEISAGGVVYRRTEEGKLQIQLIQDRYGKVSLPKGKMEAGETVEQTALREIAEETGLQGNIIAPIDQIKYQYQHDTYGTVDKEVHYYLVEAIGGDLQAQVEEIRGVDWFEPLDAWRRQKQSGYDNNNRIVSGALELLGIPFT
- the mtaB gene encoding tRNA (N(6)-L-threonylcarbamoyladenosine(37)-C(2))-methylthiotransferase MtaB encodes the protein MPSVAFYTLGCKVNFYDTEAIWQLFKNEGYEQVDFEATADVYLINTCTVTNTGDKKSRQIIRRAVRRNPDAVIAVTGCYAQTSPAEIMAIPGVDLVIGTQDREKIMTFVDQIHADRQPVNAVRNIMKTREFEELDVPDFAERTRAFLKIQEGCNNFCTFCIIPWSRGLSRSRDAHSVVEQAKQLVAAGYKEIVLTGIHTGGYGDDLDNYRLSDLLWELDHIEGLERIRISSIEASQIDEAMIDVLNRSTKMCRHLHIPLQAGENSVLKRMRRKYTTEEFAAKIKRIREVMPGVAITTDVIVGFPGETNEMFEEGFRFMEELGFSEMHVFPYSKRTGTPAARMEDQVDEEIKNERVHKLIDLSERMQLAYAQKYVGAVLDIIPERDYKGAPGTGLVMGYSDNYIQVVFNGSEDLIGKLCRVKVTEAGVNECRGQLVRVLEGGASALRGSETHSFVLELDNEQGQEAAVHTNAEAMRV